In Mycobacterium sp. JS623, one genomic interval encodes:
- a CDS encoding Na+/H+ antiporter subunit A: protein MLAILFAHAVATALAPLLVARWGRMAFYPLTLVPLGSLVWVAMNWPGHRGPTTVNIEWLPELSMNITLRFDALAAIMSVLVLGIGALVLFYCTDYFHHHDGHTEKRLPSFAAELVAFSGAMFGLVCSDNMLVLYVFWELTTVLSFLLVGHYAERATSRRAATQALLVTTFGGLAMLVGIVVLGNVSGTYLLSELIASPPTGPAASIGIVLVLVGALAKSAIVPMHFWLPGAMAAPTPVSAYLHAAAMVKAGVYLVARMSPGFADSPPWRPTVVILGVLTMLLAGWRAVREHDLKLILAFGTVSQLGLITLMVGAGGRDLMLAGLAMLCAHAMFKASLFMVVGVIDHATGTRDIRRLAWLGQRSRPLLIIAVGATASMAALPPFLGFVAKEADLETVAHAPTLGAAAPYVLAGIVLGSVFTTVYSLRFLWGAFSRKGLPQPSKRVAEMHRPVSSFLIAPGILAVAGLVFGVWPAGLDDALDGYAETVPGGQQYHLALWHGFGTPLLLSVLVLAVGTAAYFGRDRLWWLPTVRQPLGNADRIYDAALRGLDLMSVRLTAFTQRGSIPATQSVILSTLVLVPVIALALGARDRPSFALWDSPLQVVVGLLMLAAALGATVMRNRLAAVLLVGVTGYGCGAIFAFHGAPDLALTQFLVETLTLVIFVLVLRTLPAEADRQNIKRYRMPRALLALAVGATVTTLAVYAMAARTGTPIAALLPDAAYYRGHGANTVNVLLVDIRAWDTLGEISVLLVAATGVASLVFRHRRFGAAPRVADAGRPDVGRLPDIAISPAAGDVTWLRGSELRDPRHRSLVLEVATRMIFPLIMVLSAYFFFAGHNTPGGGFAGGLTAGLALVLRYLAGGRYELGETLPLDAGKILGVGLGLSTGTAVASLLVGAPVLSSALVQIDVPVLGTVKFVTALFFDLGVYMIVVGLVLDVLRSLGARVDADLGEQRQKVAA, encoded by the coding sequence ATGCTTGCCATCTTGTTCGCGCACGCGGTCGCTACCGCGCTCGCTCCCCTGCTCGTCGCCCGCTGGGGCCGGATGGCGTTCTACCCGCTGACCCTCGTTCCGCTGGGCTCGCTGGTCTGGGTGGCGATGAACTGGCCCGGCCATCGTGGACCGACCACGGTCAACATCGAGTGGCTGCCCGAGCTATCGATGAACATCACCCTCCGATTCGATGCGCTCGCGGCGATCATGAGCGTGCTGGTCCTCGGCATCGGGGCGCTGGTCCTCTTCTACTGCACCGACTACTTCCACCATCACGACGGTCATACCGAAAAACGGTTGCCGAGTTTTGCCGCCGAGTTGGTCGCGTTCTCCGGTGCGATGTTCGGTTTGGTCTGCAGCGACAACATGCTGGTGCTCTACGTGTTCTGGGAGCTCACGACTGTCCTGTCGTTCCTCCTCGTCGGCCACTACGCCGAACGGGCCACCAGCCGCCGGGCCGCCACACAGGCGTTGTTGGTGACGACGTTCGGAGGGCTGGCCATGTTGGTCGGCATCGTCGTACTCGGCAACGTGTCGGGCACCTATCTGTTGTCCGAACTGATCGCCTCGCCGCCGACCGGCCCGGCCGCGTCGATCGGGATCGTGCTGGTGCTCGTCGGTGCGCTCGCCAAATCGGCCATCGTGCCGATGCATTTCTGGCTGCCCGGCGCGATGGCCGCCCCAACGCCGGTCAGCGCATATCTGCACGCCGCGGCGATGGTCAAGGCCGGCGTGTATCTCGTCGCGCGGATGAGCCCTGGCTTCGCCGACTCGCCACCATGGCGGCCCACGGTCGTGATCCTCGGTGTGCTCACCATGTTGTTGGCGGGCTGGCGCGCGGTGCGCGAACACGACCTGAAGCTGATCCTGGCCTTCGGCACGGTCAGCCAACTCGGGCTCATCACCTTGATGGTGGGTGCGGGCGGCCGCGATCTGATGCTGGCAGGTCTGGCGATGCTGTGTGCACATGCGATGTTCAAGGCGTCGTTGTTCATGGTCGTTGGCGTCATCGACCACGCCACCGGCACCCGCGACATCCGCAGGCTCGCCTGGCTCGGGCAACGCAGCCGGCCGCTGCTGATCATCGCGGTCGGCGCAACCGCGAGCATGGCCGCGCTGCCGCCGTTCCTCGGCTTCGTCGCCAAGGAGGCCGACCTCGAAACCGTCGCGCACGCACCGACACTCGGCGCCGCGGCGCCCTACGTGCTCGCAGGTATCGTTCTCGGCTCGGTGTTCACCACCGTCTACAGTTTGCGATTTTTGTGGGGGGCCTTCAGCCGCAAAGGGTTACCGCAACCGAGCAAGCGGGTGGCCGAAATGCACCGTCCGGTAAGCAGTTTCCTGATCGCACCCGGGATCTTGGCCGTCGCGGGACTGGTATTCGGCGTCTGGCCCGCGGGCCTGGACGACGCGCTCGACGGCTACGCCGAGACCGTGCCCGGCGGGCAGCAGTACCACCTCGCGCTCTGGCACGGATTCGGCACCCCGCTGCTGCTTTCGGTTCTGGTGTTGGCGGTCGGCACGGCAGCCTACTTCGGCCGCGACCGGCTCTGGTGGCTGCCGACCGTGCGCCAGCCGCTTGGAAACGCCGACCGGATCTACGACGCCGCGCTGCGGGGCCTCGATCTGATGTCGGTGCGGCTCACCGCATTCACGCAACGCGGATCGATCCCGGCCACCCAGTCGGTGATCCTGTCCACGCTGGTGCTGGTGCCCGTCATCGCCCTCGCGCTCGGTGCCCGCGACCGCCCGTCCTTCGCGTTGTGGGACTCACCGCTGCAGGTCGTGGTCGGGCTGTTGATGCTGGCTGCGGCGTTGGGTGCGACGGTGATGCGCAACCGGCTGGCGGCGGTGCTGCTGGTCGGTGTCACCGGCTACGGCTGCGGCGCGATCTTCGCGTTCCACGGCGCGCCAGACCTGGCGCTGACCCAATTCCTTGTCGAGACACTGACTTTGGTGATCTTCGTGCTAGTTTTGCGCACGCTGCCCGCCGAAGCCGACCGCCAGAACATCAAGCGATACCGGATGCCGCGCGCACTTCTCGCGCTCGCCGTCGGCGCAACGGTCACCACGTTGGCGGTGTACGCAATGGCGGCTCGCACCGGCACCCCGATAGCCGCATTGCTGCCCGACGCGGCGTACTACCGCGGACACGGCGCCAACACCGTCAACGTCCTTCTGGTCGACATCCGCGCCTGGGACACCCTCGGTGAAATCTCGGTACTGCTGGTCGCGGCGACCGGCGTTGCATCACTAGTGTTCCGGCACAGGCGTTTTGGGGCAGCACCCCGCGTCGCCGACGCTGGCCGGCCCGACGTGGGTCGGCTACCCGACATCGCGATCAGCCCGGCAGCTGGAGACGTGACATGGTTGCGCGGCAGCGAATTGCGCGATCCGCGGCATCGCTCGCTGGTGCTCGAGGTCGCCACCCGGATGATCTTCCCGCTCATCATGGTGTTGTCGGCGTACTTCTTTTTCGCCGGGCACAACACGCCGGGCGGTGGATTCGCGGGCGGACTCACTGCGGGGCTCGCGTTGGTGCTGCGGTATTTAGCCGGCGGCCGTTACGAACTCGGCGAGACGCTGCCGTTGGATGCGGGAAAGATCCTCGGCGTCGGCCTTGGCCTGTCGACCGGTACCGCGGTGGCCTCCCTTCTGGTCGGCGCACCGGTGCTGTCGTCGGCGCTGGTTCAGATCGACGTGCCGGTGCTCGGCACCGTCAAGTTCGTCACCGCGTTGTTCTTCGATCTCGGCGTCTACATGATCGTTGTCGGCCTGGTGCTCGACGTGCTGCGCAGCCTCGGTGCGCGAGTGGACGCCGACCTCGGTGAACAACGGCAGAAGGTGGCCGCATGA
- the sodC gene encoding superoxide dismutase[Cu-Zn], whose protein sequence is MLKTVAVAAFFAVPAVALSACSPNEPTATSPGTTPSVWTGSPAPSASPSEAQGGGHGETPAPAAGEKLTTQLKLADGTTVATADIEFAGGFATVTVETTTPGKLTPGFHGMHIHAVGKCEANSVAPTGGAPGDFNSAGAHFQKAGHTGHPASGDLASLQVRQDGTAKLVTTTDAFTAEDLLGGAKTAIIIHEKADNFANIPPERYQQVNGAPPPDETTLATGDAGKRVACGVIGTG, encoded by the coding sequence ATGCTGAAGACCGTCGCTGTTGCTGCCTTCTTCGCCGTTCCGGCCGTCGCCTTGAGCGCGTGCAGCCCGAACGAACCGACTGCCACCTCACCCGGCACTACGCCGTCGGTCTGGACCGGCTCGCCCGCACCGTCCGCGTCACCCAGCGAGGCGCAGGGCGGCGGACACGGCGAGACGCCGGCCCCCGCGGCGGGCGAGAAACTCACGACGCAGCTGAAGCTGGCCGACGGCACCACGGTTGCCACCGCGGACATCGAGTTCGCGGGCGGCTTCGCCACCGTCACGGTCGAGACCACGACGCCAGGCAAGCTGACGCCGGGTTTCCACGGTATGCACATCCACGCCGTCGGTAAGTGCGAGGCCAACTCCGTTGCACCGACAGGCGGCGCGCCCGGCGACTTCAATTCCGCGGGTGCGCATTTCCAGAAGGCGGGCCACACCGGCCATCCCGCAAGCGGCGACCTGGCGTCACTTCAAGTTCGACAGGACGGCACCGCGAAGCTGGTGACGACGACGGATGCGTTCACGGCCGAGGATCTGCTCGGCGGCGCCAAGACTGCGATCATCATTCACGAGAAGGCGGACAACTTCGCCAACATCCCGCCGGAGCGCTACCAGCAGGTGAATGGTGCGCCGCCGCCGGACGAGACCACCCTGGCCACCGGCGACGCCGGAAAGCGCGTGGCGTGCGGTGTCATCGGCACCGGCTAG
- a CDS encoding monovalent cation/H+ antiporter complex subunit F yields the protein MTTVWIIAAVMLTTAAVLTMFRLLAGPSTLDRLVALDALVAVTMCAIGTWAAFSLDTTVTYGLTALALISFVGSVSVARFRVPDKLRSARRPQ from the coding sequence ATGACAACCGTCTGGATCATCGCCGCAGTCATGCTCACCACCGCCGCCGTCCTCACTATGTTCCGGCTGCTGGCCGGTCCGAGCACGTTGGACCGGCTGGTCGCGCTTGACGCTCTTGTCGCGGTGACGATGTGCGCGATCGGCACGTGGGCGGCGTTCAGCCTCGACACCACCGTGACCTACGGCCTTACCGCGCTCGCGTTGATCAGCTTCGTCGGCTCAGTCAGCGTCGCCCGATTCCGGGTGCCCGACAAGCTGCGCTCAGCACGGAGACCGCAATGA
- a CDS encoding Na+/H+ antiporter subunit D produces MTASGVLTPLPVLIPLIGAALTLFAGRRPRLQRAITLAALCVVVAVCAGLLYLTDRNGTLVLQVGGWGPTTAGIGPLGITLVVDRLSALMLVVSSIVLLCVVFYAIGQGIRDGDERQPVSIFLPTYLVLSAGVCTAFLAGDLFNLFVGFEVLLSASFVLLTIGASKDRVRAGIAYVMVSMVSSLVFLFGIALVYAATGTLNLAELAVRLDSVTAGTRTALFAVLLVAFGIKAAVFPLSTWLPDSYPTAPAPVTAVFAGLLTKVGVYAIIRAHSLLFPTGGLDPLLLVAALLTMLIGILGAIAQSDIKRLLSFTLVSHIGYMVFGIALSSQLGMSGAIYYVAHHIVVQTTLFLVVGLIERQAGASTLQRLGGLAAVSPLLAFLFVVPALNLGGIPPFSGFIGKVALLEAGAQSGSLLAWLLVGGGVLTSLLTLYVVTRVWTKAFWRSREDAPEGHLSRAAPSVLLDEPEDIQFVDRDHVGRMPVGMLLPTGALIAVGLTLTVLAGPIFSYSGRAADEVLDRNQYISAVLGR; encoded by the coding sequence ATGACAGCCTCTGGAGTGTTGACGCCACTGCCCGTGCTGATCCCGTTGATCGGCGCCGCGCTGACCCTGTTCGCAGGCCGCAGACCCCGGCTTCAGCGAGCCATCACCCTTGCCGCGCTGTGTGTAGTGGTCGCGGTGTGCGCCGGGCTGCTCTACCTCACCGACCGCAACGGCACGCTGGTGCTGCAGGTGGGCGGATGGGGACCGACGACGGCAGGCATCGGCCCGCTGGGCATCACGCTGGTCGTCGACCGGCTGTCGGCCCTGATGCTCGTCGTGTCGTCAATTGTGTTGCTGTGCGTGGTGTTCTACGCGATCGGGCAGGGCATCCGCGACGGCGATGAACGGCAACCGGTTTCGATCTTCCTGCCCACCTATCTGGTGCTGTCGGCGGGCGTGTGCACGGCTTTCTTGGCAGGTGACCTGTTCAACCTGTTCGTCGGGTTCGAGGTGTTGCTGTCGGCGAGTTTCGTGCTGCTGACAATCGGCGCCAGCAAGGACCGCGTCCGCGCGGGCATCGCCTACGTGATGGTCTCAATGGTTTCGTCTCTGGTGTTCCTGTTCGGCATCGCGTTGGTCTACGCCGCCACCGGCACACTGAACCTGGCCGAGTTGGCCGTACGGCTCGACAGTGTGACGGCAGGCACCCGCACCGCGCTGTTCGCGGTGCTGCTGGTCGCGTTCGGCATCAAGGCGGCGGTGTTCCCGCTGTCTACATGGTTGCCGGACTCCTACCCCACCGCGCCTGCGCCGGTCACCGCTGTGTTCGCCGGCCTGCTGACGAAAGTCGGTGTGTACGCGATCATCCGGGCACACTCGCTGTTGTTTCCCACCGGCGGACTCGATCCGCTGTTGTTGGTGGCGGCGCTGCTGACAATGCTGATCGGCATCCTCGGCGCGATTGCGCAGAGCGACATCAAGCGTCTGCTGTCCTTTACACTCGTCAGCCACATCGGGTACATGGTGTTCGGCATCGCGTTGTCGAGTCAGCTCGGCATGTCGGGTGCGATCTACTACGTCGCCCACCACATCGTGGTGCAGACCACCCTGTTCCTGGTGGTCGGATTGATCGAGCGGCAGGCGGGTGCGTCGACGCTGCAGCGGCTCGGTGGGCTTGCCGCCGTCAGCCCGCTGCTCGCCTTCCTGTTCGTCGTGCCTGCGCTCAATCTCGGTGGCATTCCCCCGTTTTCCGGGTTCATCGGCAAGGTGGCGCTACTCGAGGCGGGCGCCCAAAGCGGCTCGTTGCTGGCGTGGCTGCTGGTCGGCGGCGGCGTGCTCACCAGCCTGCTGACCTTGTATGTGGTGACGCGGGTGTGGACCAAGGCGTTCTGGCGGTCTCGTGAAGACGCCCCCGAGGGCCATCTATCCCGCGCCGCGCCTTCGGTGCTGCTCGACGAACCCGAGGATATTCAGTTCGTCGACCGCGATCACGTCGGCCGGATGCCGGTGGGGATGCTGTTGCCAACGGGCGCTCTGATCGCGGTTGGCCTGACGTTGACGGTGCTCGCAGGGCCGATCTTCTCCTACAGCGGTCGGGCCGCAGACGAGGTGCTCGACCGCAACCAATACATCTCGGCGGTGTTGGGCAGATGA
- a CDS encoding LytR C-terminal domain-containing protein: protein MNQRNSSGLPLRAMVMVLLFLGVVFLLVGFQAMGSGDSEGDQSSIATSTVSTPPSATSSATPAPAKADVRVYNISSTEGAAESTANRLREAGWNVTETGNLTLPEVSATTVFFSDAPGEHEAADEVGKLLQAPVQARLPELTEQPPGVVVAVTG from the coding sequence ATGAATCAGCGAAATTCCTCCGGGCTGCCTTTGCGCGCCATGGTCATGGTGCTGCTGTTCCTGGGTGTGGTGTTCCTGCTGGTTGGATTCCAGGCGATGGGCTCAGGCGACTCTGAGGGCGACCAGTCGTCGATCGCCACCAGCACTGTCAGCACCCCGCCCTCGGCAACGTCATCTGCGACACCCGCTCCTGCGAAGGCCGACGTGCGCGTTTACAACATCTCGTCGACCGAGGGCGCAGCCGAAAGCACCGCCAACAGGTTGAGGGAAGCCGGCTGGAACGTCACCGAAACCGGCAACCTGACACTGCCGGAGGTGTCGGCAACCACGGTGTTCTTCAGCGACGCGCCAGGGGAGCACGAAGCCGCCGACGAAGTGGGCAAGCTGCTGCAGGCACCGGTGCAGGCGCGACTGCCCGAACTGACAGAGCAACCGCCGGGCGTGGTCGTGGCGGTCACCGGCTAG
- a CDS encoding SAM-dependent methyltransferase, translating into MARTDNDSWDITEGVGQTALGVAMARADETATGCPLFSDPFAQLFLDAATERGWQRPPPYMVERIRSISSYAASRTKWFDEFFIAAGANGIDQAVILAAGLDARGWRLPWVDGTELYEIDQPKVLEFKAQTLAQHDAKPNVFRYVAVPVDLRQDWPKALRDAGFDATKATAWAAEGLLPYLPAAGQDLLFERIDELSASGSRVAVESFGRGFFDRDYLASRREQMRRLREQAGEDPDADAPDTQDLWYLEDRTDVADWLTGHGWQVSEIEARDLMTRYGRCTPDQDEATIPRSVFIEGHRIC; encoded by the coding sequence ATGGCCAGAACTGACAATGACAGCTGGGACATCACCGAGGGCGTCGGACAGACCGCACTCGGTGTGGCGATGGCGCGCGCCGATGAGACGGCGACCGGCTGCCCATTGTTCAGCGACCCGTTCGCGCAACTGTTTCTCGACGCCGCCACCGAACGCGGATGGCAACGACCTCCGCCGTACATGGTCGAGCGGATTCGCTCCATCAGCAGCTACGCGGCGTCGCGCACCAAATGGTTCGACGAGTTCTTCATCGCCGCAGGCGCCAACGGCATCGACCAGGCGGTGATCCTGGCCGCGGGCCTCGACGCCCGCGGCTGGCGGCTGCCGTGGGTGGACGGCACCGAGCTCTACGAGATCGATCAACCCAAGGTGCTCGAGTTCAAGGCACAGACGCTGGCCCAGCATGACGCCAAGCCCAACGTTTTCCGTTACGTCGCGGTCCCGGTCGACCTGAGGCAGGACTGGCCAAAAGCATTGCGCGACGCGGGATTCGACGCGACCAAAGCCACGGCGTGGGCGGCAGAAGGATTGCTGCCGTATCTGCCCGCGGCCGGGCAGGATCTGCTCTTCGAGCGGATCGACGAACTCAGCGCATCTGGCAGTCGCGTCGCGGTCGAGTCGTTCGGCCGCGGTTTCTTCGACCGGGATTACCTGGCAAGCCGTCGCGAACAAATGCGCCGTCTGCGTGAACAGGCGGGCGAGGACCCCGACGCGGACGCCCCTGATACCCAGGACCTGTGGTATCTCGAGGATCGCACGGACGTGGCCGACTGGCTGACCGGCCACGGCTGGCAGGTGTCCGAGATCGAGGCCCGCGACTTGATGACCCGGTACGGCCGCTGCACCCCAGACCAGGATGAGGCCACGATTCCCCGGTCGGTGTTCATCGAGGGCCATCGGATCTGTTGA
- a CDS encoding Na+/H+ antiporter subunit E, producing the protein MRRIALRVWVLVWLMLVWILLWGTVSAANILSGLAVALIVTLLLPLPPVPVEGRVHPLSLLGLVGLVGWYLLLSSLQLAMLAVRPGPPPLSAVLRAHMAIKSDLVLALAVNIINLTPGTIVLEIDQVRRMIYVHVIDVGSDRAVQRFYRQIAQVERLLIASFEREEHWRPAAERERA; encoded by the coding sequence ATGAGACGGATAGCGCTGCGCGTGTGGGTACTGGTCTGGCTGATGCTGGTGTGGATCCTGTTGTGGGGCACGGTTTCTGCTGCCAATATCCTGTCCGGCTTGGCTGTCGCGCTGATCGTCACCTTGCTGTTGCCGCTGCCGCCGGTCCCGGTCGAGGGGCGGGTGCACCCGCTCTCGCTGCTTGGGCTGGTCGGCCTGGTGGGGTGGTATCTGCTGCTGTCGTCGCTGCAATTGGCGATGCTCGCAGTCCGGCCGGGCCCGCCGCCGCTGTCCGCGGTGCTGCGGGCACACATGGCGATCAAGTCGGATCTGGTGTTGGCGCTCGCGGTCAACATCATCAACCTCACGCCGGGCACCATCGTGCTCGAGATCGACCAGGTGCGCCGGATGATCTACGTCCATGTGATCGACGTCGGATCCGACCGCGCGGTCCAGAGGTTCTACCGGCAGATCGCACAGGTGGAGCGGCTGCTGATCGCGTCGTTCGAGCGCGAAGAGCATTGGCGGCCGGCGGCGGAAAGGGAGCGCGCATGA
- a CDS encoding LON peptidase substrate-binding domain-containing protein — translation MLITPMFPLEVAMLPGEELPLRIFEPRYTAMVSDCLATEDPAFGVVLISAGREVGGGDTRSDVGAMAHITECADFGDGRYRLRCVMAERIRVLEWHPDDPYPRAAVEVWPDQPGAAVDADAIRDIEDRMIALFERIARARGAEVDPRDIVVGADDSGDAAMWLYALASRVPMGQADRYAVLSAPTVADRVTALRDAVETVTAMVEFQLSE, via the coding sequence GTGCTCATCACGCCGATGTTCCCGCTCGAGGTGGCGATGCTGCCCGGCGAGGAGCTGCCGCTGCGAATCTTCGAACCGCGTTACACCGCAATGGTTTCCGACTGCCTGGCCACCGAGGATCCGGCGTTCGGCGTGGTGCTGATCTCGGCAGGCCGCGAGGTCGGCGGCGGCGACACCCGCAGCGATGTCGGTGCGATGGCCCACATCACCGAGTGCGCTGATTTCGGCGACGGCCGCTACCGGCTGCGCTGTGTGATGGCCGAGCGTATCCGGGTGCTCGAATGGCATCCCGACGATCCCTATCCACGGGCTGCCGTCGAGGTGTGGCCCGACCAGCCCGGCGCGGCGGTCGACGCCGACGCGATCCGCGACATCGAGGACCGGATGATCGCATTGTTCGAGCGGATCGCAAGGGCCCGCGGGGCCGAGGTCGATCCCAGGGATATCGTTGTCGGCGCCGACGACTCCGGTGATGCGGCAATGTGGCTGTACGCGTTGGCTTCCCGCGTTCCGATGGGGCAGGCCGACCGGTATGCGGTGCTGTCGGCGCCCACGGTCGCAGACCGGGTCACGGCGCTGCGCGACGCGGTGGAGACCGTCACCGCCATGGTGGAGTTCCAGCTGTCGGAATGA
- a CDS encoding DUF3263 domain-containing protein, producing the protein MDGAIARTEQSGDDSDLTDGLTRREHDILAFERQWWKYAGSKEDAIKELFSMSATRYYQVLNALVDRPEALAADPMLVKRLRRLRASRQKARAARRLGFDVT; encoded by the coding sequence ATGGACGGCGCGATCGCGCGGACTGAGCAATCCGGGGACGACTCTGATCTCACCGATGGGCTGACTCGGCGCGAGCATGACATCTTGGCCTTCGAGCGCCAGTGGTGGAAATACGCCGGGTCAAAGGAAGACGCCATCAAGGAGCTCTTCTCGATGTCGGCCACCCGCTACTACCAGGTGCTCAACGCCCTTGTCGACCGCCCCGAGGCGCTGGCAGCCGACCCGATGCTGGTCAAGCGGCTGCGGCGACTGCGGGCCAGCCGGCAGAAGGCCCGCGCGGCTCGTCGGCTGGGCTTCGACGTCACCTGA
- a CDS encoding glutamate--cysteine ligase, translated as MSSAPASHPGHIDFVGSPRPTLGVEWEFALVDSETRDVSNEAAEVIVELGENNPHVHKELLRNTVEIVTGICDSVPEAMDDLRSTLRAARKIVRERGMELFCAGTHPFAKWSPGSLTDAPRYAELIKRTQWWGRQMLIWGVHVHVGISSAHKVMAINTSLLNHYPHLLALSASSPYWDGEDTGYASNRAMMFQQLPTAGLPFHFQTWAEWEGFVHDQKKTGIIDHMNEIRWDIRPSPHKGTVEVRIFDGVSNIRELSALVALTHCLIVDLDHRLDAGERLPTMPPWHVQENKWRAARYGLDAVIIQDADSNERLVTEDLDELLNKLEPVAKSLNCADELAAVSDIYSSGGSYQRQRRVAEEHDGDLRAVVDSLVAELDI; from the coding sequence GTGTCATCGGCACCGGCTAGCCACCCCGGCCATATAGACTTCGTCGGCTCGCCCCGGCCGACCCTTGGCGTCGAGTGGGAGTTCGCTCTCGTCGACTCCGAGACCCGCGACGTCAGCAACGAGGCCGCGGAAGTGATAGTCGAACTCGGCGAAAACAATCCGCACGTTCACAAGGAACTGCTGCGTAACACCGTTGAGATCGTCACCGGCATTTGTGATTCCGTGCCGGAGGCGATGGATGATCTGCGGTCGACGCTGAGGGCCGCACGCAAGATCGTCCGAGAGCGCGGCATGGAACTGTTCTGCGCAGGGACGCATCCGTTCGCGAAGTGGTCGCCCGGCAGCCTGACCGATGCACCGCGCTACGCCGAGCTGATCAAGCGCACCCAATGGTGGGGACGGCAGATGCTGATCTGGGGCGTGCATGTGCACGTGGGCATCTCGTCGGCGCACAAGGTGATGGCCATCAACACGTCGTTGCTCAACCACTATCCGCATCTGTTGGCGCTTTCGGCGTCCTCCCCGTACTGGGATGGCGAGGACACCGGCTACGCCTCGAACCGGGCGATGATGTTCCAGCAGCTGCCGACGGCCGGTTTGCCGTTCCACTTCCAGACCTGGGCGGAGTGGGAAGGCTTTGTGCACGACCAGAAGAAGACCGGGATCATCGACCACATGAACGAAATCCGGTGGGACATCCGGCCTTCGCCCCACAAGGGGACGGTCGAGGTGCGGATCTTCGACGGGGTTTCCAACATTCGCGAGCTCTCAGCGTTGGTTGCGCTGACTCATTGCCTCATCGTCGACCTCGACCATCGCCTCGACGCCGGTGAGCGGCTGCCGACCATGCCGCCCTGGCATGTGCAGGAAAACAAGTGGCGCGCGGCACGCTATGGCCTCGATGCCGTCATCATCCAGGACGCCGACAGCAATGAACGGCTGGTGACCGAGGACCTCGACGAGTTGCTGAACAAGCTTGAGCCGGTTGCCAAATCGCTGAACTGTGCCGACGAGCTCGCCGCGGTGTCCGACATCTACTCCTCGGGTGGTTCCTACCAGCGTCAGCGCAGGGTCGCCGAGGAGCACGACGGCGATCTGCGTGCCGTGGTCGACTCGCTGGTTGCGGAGCTGGACATCTAG
- the mnhG gene encoding monovalent cation/H(+) antiporter subunit G — translation MRMLDIAAAVLVLGGSTLALTAAIGVVRFPDTLTRMHAATKPQVLGLLLVLAGAAIRLRGNADVGMVILTGLFTLITAPVVANRVGQLAYREQNIRDDLLTKDEMHEFAENRESGANGQN, via the coding sequence ATGAGGATGCTGGACATCGCCGCGGCCGTGCTGGTGCTCGGCGGCTCGACGCTGGCACTGACCGCGGCGATCGGCGTGGTGCGCTTCCCCGACACCCTGACCAGAATGCACGCAGCCACCAAGCCGCAGGTGCTGGGCCTCTTGCTGGTCTTGGCCGGCGCGGCGATCCGGCTGCGCGGCAACGCCGATGTCGGCATGGTCATCCTCACCGGATTGTTCACATTGATCACCGCGCCCGTCGTCGCCAACCGCGTCGGTCAACTCGCGTACCGCGAACAGAACATTCGTGATGACCTGCTGACGAAAGACGAAATGCATGAGTTCGCCGAAAACAGGGAATCCGGTGCCAATGGCCAGAACTGA
- a CDS encoding Na(+)/H(+) antiporter subunit C: MTTFLVPLALIGGLTSVGVYLLLERNLTRMLLGLLLIGNAINLLILTVGSASGNPPIRGRTSDGDTTTADPLAQGMILTAIVITMGIAAFVLALTYRSYRLNTVEEVSDDPEDTRVSQLAGKDGAVLEDDRPQPDIAKDTDAPDELDALPGLEGSR, encoded by the coding sequence ATGACCACCTTCCTGGTTCCCCTGGCACTCATCGGTGGGCTCACTTCCGTTGGGGTGTACCTGCTGCTGGAGCGCAATCTGACCCGAATGTTGTTGGGGCTGTTGCTGATCGGCAATGCGATCAACCTTCTGATCCTGACCGTCGGGAGCGCGTCGGGAAATCCGCCGATCCGCGGTCGCACCAGCGACGGCGACACCACCACGGCTGACCCGTTGGCACAGGGCATGATCCTGACCGCCATCGTCATCACCATGGGGATCGCGGCGTTCGTGCTGGCGCTGACGTATCGGTCGTATCGGTTGAACACGGTCGAAGAAGTCAGCGACGATCCCGAGGACACCAGGGTCTCACAGCTCGCCGGAAAGGACGGCGCCGTACTGGAAGACGACCGCCCCCAACCCGACATCGCGAAGGACACCGACGCACCGGACGAGCTCGACGCCCTGCCAGGGCTGGAGGGGTCGCGATGA